A single genomic interval of Terriglobales bacterium harbors:
- a CDS encoding HD domain-containing phosphohydrolase produces MTSSGQLGAKLYVAGLSALALGCFAAGFSHWQSADPIKFVCYLALAIAASFLKIKLPGVNGTMSVNFLFILLGVLELSFGETLLLGVAEVFVQSRWGSSKNLKPVHVIFNASQFSVGTAVAWSVYRLVTAHVLHGTGPLALLVVAIAYFAFNTLAVAVIVRLTEGKPILKIWSDGYFWSFPYYVAGAAVTGLVSFLNRHIGWQSSLLVFPPVYLMYRSYRLYLGKLENEKRHAEQVSRIHLRTIEALALAIEAKDHTTHDHLQRVQVYAMELAKELRLSEDETEALRAAAVLHDIGKLAVPEHIISKPGKLTPEEFEKMKMHPIVGAEILEQVDFPYPVVPIVHSHHEKWDGSGYPDGLKGEAIPIGARILAAVDCLDALASDRQYRRALPLDEAMARVVADAGKSFDPRVVEILQRRYVELEQMAKAEPVKTAPKLSTEVKVERGLAPAAGFEESEKPATQQREAKQDYVSSIAAARQEGQVLFELSHELGTSLCLDDTLSMLSVRLKRLVPHESMAVYVVRGDLLVSEYASGDNYRLFSSLKIPVGEGLSGWVAHNRKPILNGNPSVEPGYMNDPTKYSTLRSALAVPLEGASGVVAVLALYRAQQDSFTKDHLRILLAIASKAGFAIENALKYKLAEDSANIDHLTGLPSARSLFLHLDREVARCQREKVPLTVFVCDLKGLKRVNDSLGHSKGDILLQTFATALKDSCRQYDYAARMGGDEFVVVAPRLADQDSTRMVRRLEDLATGVAKTICGEALVSLSVGQSCYPADGENAEQLLAAADRRLYAVKNAQPTRATSATAGAS; encoded by the coding sequence CTATGTTGCCGGCCTATCGGCACTCGCCCTGGGCTGCTTCGCCGCGGGTTTCAGCCATTGGCAGTCCGCCGACCCTATTAAATTTGTTTGTTATCTGGCACTCGCCATCGCCGCTTCCTTTTTGAAAATCAAGTTGCCGGGCGTTAACGGCACGATGTCGGTCAATTTCCTGTTCATCCTCCTTGGGGTGCTGGAGCTGAGTTTCGGCGAGACATTGCTGCTCGGGGTGGCTGAGGTTTTTGTCCAATCGCGCTGGGGTTCTTCGAAAAACCTGAAACCGGTCCACGTCATTTTTAACGCTTCACAGTTTTCGGTTGGCACTGCTGTCGCGTGGAGCGTCTACAGGCTGGTCACTGCCCACGTGCTCCACGGAACCGGACCCCTTGCATTGCTGGTGGTAGCGATCGCGTACTTTGCCTTTAACACACTTGCGGTGGCTGTCATCGTCCGGCTCACTGAGGGCAAGCCAATCCTGAAAATCTGGTCCGACGGATATTTCTGGTCATTTCCTTATTACGTCGCGGGAGCAGCCGTTACCGGGCTGGTGAGTTTTCTAAACCGGCACATCGGCTGGCAGTCGTCTCTGCTGGTTTTCCCGCCGGTGTATCTCATGTACCGCTCCTACCGGCTGTATCTAGGAAAGCTGGAAAACGAGAAGCGCCACGCGGAGCAGGTTTCGAGAATTCACCTGCGCACCATCGAAGCGCTTGCCCTGGCAATCGAAGCCAAGGACCACACCACCCACGATCACCTGCAGCGGGTCCAGGTCTACGCCATGGAGCTGGCCAAAGAACTCCGCTTGAGCGAGGACGAAACCGAAGCGCTACGTGCCGCTGCGGTATTGCATGACATCGGAAAGCTGGCCGTGCCCGAGCACATCATTTCGAAACCGGGAAAGCTGACTCCAGAAGAATTCGAAAAGATGAAGATGCACCCGATTGTCGGCGCTGAGATTCTCGAACAGGTGGATTTCCCGTATCCCGTGGTGCCGATTGTTCACTCTCATCACGAAAAATGGGACGGCAGCGGCTATCCCGATGGCCTGAAGGGTGAGGCTATTCCGATAGGCGCCCGGATCCTCGCAGCGGTGGATTGTCTGGATGCACTGGCCTCGGATCGCCAGTATCGGCGCGCTTTGCCATTGGACGAAGCCATGGCACGAGTCGTGGCTGATGCCGGCAAGAGCTTCGATCCACGCGTTGTCGAAATCCTCCAGCGCCGCTACGTGGAACTGGAGCAGATGGCAAAGGCGGAGCCAGTAAAGACCGCGCCAAAGTTGTCGACCGAAGTGAAAGTCGAACGCGGCCTCGCCCCAGCGGCCGGTTTTGAAGAATCCGAGAAGCCTGCCACTCAGCAGCGTGAAGCCAAGCAGGATTACGTCTCTTCGATTGCGGCCGCACGGCAGGAGGGTCAAGTCCTGTTTGAGCTTAGCCATGAACTGGGCACGTCGCTTTGCCTGGATGACACGTTGTCCATGCTTTCCGTCCGCCTGAAGCGCCTGGTGCCGCATGAATCAATGGCAGTTTACGTGGTGAGAGGCGACCTGTTGGTGTCCGAGTACGCCAGCGGGGACAACTATCGCCTGTTTTCGTCCTTGAAGATTCCGGTCGGAGAGGGGCTTTCCGGCTGGGTGGCGCACAACCGGAAACCAATCCTGAACGGCAATCCTTCGGTAGAGCCTGGCTACATGAACGACCCAACCAAGTACAGCACGCTGCGTTCCGCGCTCGCCGTACCTCTGGAAGGAGCGTCCGGCGTGGTGGCGGTGCTCGCGCTGTATCGCGCGCAGCAGGACAGCTTCACCAAGGACCATCTCCGCATTCTCCTGGCTATTGCCTCAAAGGCGGGATTCGCAATCGAGAACGCGCTTAAGTACAAGCTCGCGGAGGATTCGGCGAACATAGATCACCTGACCGGCCTTCCCAGTGCGCGATCTTTGTTCCTGCACCTGGATCGCGAAGTTGCTCGATGCCAGCGAGAGAAGGTCCCGCTCACCGTGTTTGTTTGCGACCTGAAAGGCTTAAAGCGTGTGAATGACTCCTTAGGCCACAGCAAGGGGGACATACTGCTGCAGACCTTCGCGACGGCACTGAAGGATTCATGTCGCCAATACGACTACGCGGCGAGAATGGGAGGCGACGAATTCGTGGTGGTCGCGCCTCGCCTGGCTGACCAAGACTCGACTCGCATGGTGCGGCGCTTGGAAGACTTGGCAACCGGTGTGGCAAAGACCATCTGCGGCGAAGCATTGGTGTCGCTGAGCGTCGGCCAAAGCTGCTATCCCGCCGACGGTGAGAATGCGGAGCAGTTGCTCGCTGCCGCTGATCGTCGGCTGTACGCCGTTAAGAACGCTCAACCTACTCGCGCGACGAGCGCCACCGCAGGCGCTTCCTGA
- a CDS encoding PQQ-dependent dehydrogenase, methanol/ethanol family, with protein MSRSRATTVMFLLVTAVFAAEARLPVSFERLLNAAKEPQNWLMYSGDYAGRRYSGLDQVNAANARTLVVKWVYQTGATGKFETTPLVADGILYATGPDDRAFALDARTGRPIWLFQHQLPGDIRPCCGRVNRGVAILGDKVFLATLDARVIALDAKTGNTVWDVAAVDYTKGYSFTLAPLAIKNSAIVGVSGGEYGIRGFIDAYDADTGKRKWRFYTTPGPGEPGHDTWEGDSWKIGGAPAWITGVYDQETNQLFWPTGNPSPSNRGEGRAGDNLYSNTLLSLNPDTGKLNWHFQFTRHDEHDWDATQVPILINSGDKHLIAQANRNGFFYVLDRGTHKLVSASPYARITWSDSKDAEGRPAAKPGSSPTPNGHTVCPGALGATNWMSPSFDSQTGLFYVTARDQCDIFSTAPQPYEAGHAYFGSAYFPSDEAEPYSGALRAIDPATGQMKWEFQHPSPTWSGVLSTAGGLVFTGDAEGNFIALDAASGKALWHFQMGGAVYASPMAYAVNGKEYIVIAAGSSLFAFGLP; from the coding sequence ATGAGCCGCTCGCGCGCAACAACAGTGATGTTCCTGCTGGTTACGGCGGTGTTCGCGGCGGAAGCGCGTTTGCCAGTCTCGTTCGAGAGGCTGCTGAACGCCGCGAAGGAGCCGCAGAACTGGCTCATGTATTCGGGAGATTACGCCGGCCGCCGTTATAGCGGACTGGATCAGGTCAACGCGGCAAATGCCAGGACGCTGGTGGTGAAGTGGGTCTACCAGACGGGCGCAACCGGCAAGTTCGAAACCACGCCGCTGGTCGCCGATGGCATCCTGTACGCTACTGGGCCCGACGACCGCGCATTCGCTCTGGATGCCCGCACGGGGCGGCCGATCTGGTTATTTCAACACCAGTTGCCCGGAGACATTCGGCCTTGCTGCGGGCGAGTGAACCGCGGCGTTGCGATATTGGGAGACAAGGTATTTCTCGCTACGCTCGACGCGCGCGTCATAGCACTGGACGCGAAGACCGGCAACACTGTGTGGGATGTTGCAGCTGTCGATTACACCAAAGGCTACAGCTTCACCCTGGCTCCGCTGGCCATAAAGAATTCCGCCATTGTCGGGGTCTCGGGCGGCGAGTATGGAATTCGTGGCTTCATTGACGCGTACGATGCCGATACTGGCAAGCGCAAATGGCGGTTCTATACAACACCCGGACCGGGCGAGCCCGGGCACGACACTTGGGAAGGTGATTCCTGGAAGATCGGAGGCGCGCCGGCCTGGATCACCGGTGTGTACGATCAGGAGACGAATCAACTGTTCTGGCCCACAGGGAATCCTTCGCCAAGTAATCGTGGGGAAGGCCGCGCCGGTGACAATCTTTACAGCAACACTCTTCTGTCACTCAATCCAGACACGGGAAAGCTGAACTGGCATTTCCAATTTACCAGGCACGATGAACACGACTGGGATGCGACGCAAGTTCCGATTCTGATCAACTCCGGCGACAAGCACCTGATCGCGCAAGCTAATCGAAACGGTTTCTTTTATGTGCTGGATCGCGGCACGCACAAACTCGTGTCCGCAAGCCCGTATGCCAGGATTACCTGGAGCGACAGCAAGGATGCCGAGGGCCGTCCCGCCGCCAAGCCGGGAAGTTCGCCGACTCCCAACGGTCACACCGTGTGTCCGGGCGCGCTTGGCGCGACCAACTGGATGTCGCCCAGCTTCGATTCGCAAACGGGGCTCTTTTACGTGACGGCCCGCGACCAGTGCGACATCTTCAGCACCGCGCCGCAGCCTTACGAGGCCGGGCATGCCTATTTCGGAAGCGCCTATTTCCCTTCCGACGAAGCCGAGCCCTATTCGGGGGCTTTGCGTGCCATTGACCCTGCCACGGGCCAAATGAAATGGGAATTCCAGCATCCCTCTCCGACCTGGTCTGGCGTGTTATCCACCGCCGGAGGGCTCGTGTTCACAGGTGACGCCGAAGGAAATTTTATTGCTCTCGATGCGGCCAGCGGAAAGGCCCTATGGCACTTCCAAATGGGAGGAGCAGTTTACGCGTCGCCAATGGCCTACGCGGTGAATGGCAAAGAGTACATCGTTATTGCCGCGGGAAGTTCGCTGTTCGCCTTCGGGCTTCCCTGA
- a CDS encoding c-type cytochrome, producing the protein MTAIMPYSRLLQNNKWAQWLCLACALAVPSFAQTRNPFAGSAKAAKAGEYEFRINCALCHGLGARGGGRGPDLTVAHKRHGNSDAELFQIVSSGIPGTVMPANGTNGQGVGMTEEEIWEIITYIRSIEVKAPAKPIGNAAHGKELFYGDANCSSCHMVGGKGGHIGPDLSNVGSTRRVDALIEAIRKPSQRLAWGLTEPTKEFPQEYETVTVVTAKGEQIKGVTLNEDSFTIQMMDTSETIHFFDKDELRSITKSRHSLMPSYSPSLLSDADMHDVIAYLISVAAK; encoded by the coding sequence GTGACCGCGATCATGCCCTACAGCCGTCTCCTGCAAAACAATAAATGGGCACAATGGCTCTGTCTCGCCTGCGCCTTGGCAGTTCCGAGCTTTGCCCAAACTCGAAACCCGTTTGCCGGAAGCGCTAAGGCGGCGAAAGCCGGCGAATACGAGTTCCGTATCAACTGCGCTCTCTGCCATGGCCTCGGCGCCCGCGGTGGCGGACGTGGTCCCGATCTCACTGTCGCCCATAAGCGCCATGGAAATTCAGACGCGGAGTTGTTCCAGATCGTCAGCAGCGGTATTCCGGGCACCGTCATGCCGGCCAATGGAACAAACGGACAGGGTGTCGGGATGACCGAGGAAGAAATTTGGGAAATCATTACATATATCCGCAGCATTGAGGTGAAGGCGCCGGCAAAGCCGATCGGCAACGCCGCTCACGGAAAGGAACTGTTCTATGGCGACGCGAACTGTTCCTCATGTCACATGGTGGGCGGCAAAGGCGGCCACATCGGCCCAGACCTGAGCAACGTGGGAAGCACCAGAAGGGTCGACGCCCTGATTGAGGCAATCCGAAAACCCAGCCAGCGGCTCGCCTGGGGCTTAACCGAGCCGACGAAAGAATTCCCCCAGGAATACGAAACCGTAACTGTGGTCACGGCCAAGGGCGAGCAGATCAAAGGCGTAACCCTGAACGAGGATAGCTTCACGATTCAAATGATGGACACCTCTGAAACAATCCACTTCTTCGACAAAGATGAATTGAGGTCCATAACGAAGTCCCGGCATTCGCTCATGCCTTCTTACAGTCCAAGCCTCCTAAGTGACGCGGACATGCACGACGTGATCGCCTACCTGATCAGCGTGGCTGCGAAATGA
- a CDS encoding NAD(P)-binding domain-containing protein has translation MDTLIALAITALLTAFFLRGYLKSLRTRDARARAAAEKGKTFSEGPKSQHPHIDNAQCIGCATCTTVCPEGDVLAMLGGKAAIVNGYKCIGHGLCADACPVGAITMVMASPSMGADMPFMTPEHETSIPNLFIAGELGGLALIKNAVNHGRDCVDTIAARLGGGPPASADTFDVLVVGAGPAGISASLRAIEHKLKYITLEQDEVGGTVAKYPKQKLVMTSPVQFPTYGKFKKTELSKENLLAFWDMVLNRADFNVRTGEKVDDIKKEADGIFTVVTANNRYRTRSVILALGRTGTPRKLGVKGEELPKVMYRLIEADHYVNKRILVVGGGDSAVEAAMGLANQIGNQVTMSYRKEQFSRIKERNSKRIDECMRSGKIKVLFNSAPVEIKPESVILEVNGAKEEIPNDFVWVFAGGTPPYDFLKKIGLQFGMRDITAEASKEVKQAQLVKAQFANA, from the coding sequence ATGGACACACTCATCGCCCTCGCCATCACCGCACTGCTCACCGCCTTCTTTCTCCGCGGCTACCTGAAGAGTCTGCGAACCAGAGACGCGCGAGCGCGAGCCGCTGCGGAAAAAGGCAAAACGTTTTCCGAGGGCCCGAAGTCGCAGCACCCCCACATCGACAATGCGCAATGCATCGGCTGCGCTACATGCACGACAGTGTGTCCTGAGGGAGATGTTTTGGCCATGCTCGGGGGCAAAGCGGCTATCGTGAATGGATACAAATGCATTGGGCACGGACTCTGCGCGGACGCATGTCCCGTGGGCGCCATCACCATGGTCATGGCGAGTCCGAGCATGGGCGCCGACATGCCGTTCATGACTCCGGAACATGAAACCAGCATTCCCAACCTCTTTATTGCCGGAGAACTGGGCGGCCTGGCCCTGATCAAGAACGCCGTGAATCATGGACGTGACTGTGTCGACACCATTGCGGCTCGCCTTGGCGGCGGTCCTCCTGCTTCCGCTGACACCTTCGACGTTTTGGTCGTGGGCGCCGGACCTGCAGGGATAAGCGCTTCGCTGCGCGCCATCGAACACAAGCTGAAGTACATTACGCTCGAGCAGGACGAGGTCGGCGGAACCGTAGCCAAGTATCCGAAGCAGAAGCTGGTGATGACTAGTCCCGTGCAGTTTCCCACCTACGGAAAATTCAAAAAGACGGAGCTGTCGAAAGAGAACCTGCTGGCGTTCTGGGACATGGTTCTGAACCGCGCCGACTTCAATGTCCGGACCGGTGAAAAGGTGGACGACATCAAGAAAGAGGCCGATGGAATTTTCACGGTCGTCACCGCGAATAACCGCTATCGCACCCGGTCGGTAATTCTCGCCCTCGGCAGAACCGGCACCCCGCGCAAACTTGGCGTCAAAGGAGAAGAACTGCCCAAAGTCATGTACCGCCTGATCGAAGCCGACCACTACGTGAACAAGCGCATTCTCGTGGTGGGCGGTGGGGACAGCGCCGTCGAAGCCGCTATGGGACTCGCCAATCAAATCGGCAATCAGGTCACAATGTCATACCGCAAGGAACAATTCAGCCGCATCAAGGAAAGGAACTCAAAGCGCATTGACGAGTGCATGCGCAGCGGCAAGATCAAAGTGTTGTTCAACTCAGCTCCGGTCGAGATCAAACCCGAGTCGGTCATCCTGGAAGTAAACGGGGCCAAGGAAGAGATTCCCAATGACTTTGTCTGGGTATTCGCCGGAGGCACGCCACCTTACGATTTCTTGAAGAAGATCGGCCTGCAATTCGGCATGAGGGACATTACCGCTGAGGCAAGCAAAGAGGTCAAGCAGGCACAACTGGTAAAAGCGCAGTTTGCCAACGCTTAG
- a CDS encoding AMIN domain-containing protein: protein MVRVQAILLLLMFGAGALARAQGNAPGEIRQVDITRAANGTQVEVTISAAVDPKVIIAENPPRLVLEFANTLAGAKQQHIAFGQDGIKSVRVGLTSQNPPVSRVVIDLDAARPYGLSRDGNKVTLTVLPSALASTSSGGSGAPGAAGVPLFGRLRRRRNPVASVSVEVSPAPVPPPSTSRPPLKFPDSQEASQANASAPAVAASPTAAHPNYGSLQQGTVFPGIGAPGTGVVPRAAGENAGNQRSDSTGGAAAVPESARVGEPPATMPTATVAMVVTPAASVSKPVQQDAVSGTEIKQAPVHTAASAQPNIQTPPLSSPAPIQAPAVAVSASRMIAVASLQPPEAGKPSAAEIQKPVAAAPLVTAPQPSNPVSTAAVASASSPSTVAAASTPSNSDRDGMLPVLSSRQPNADVRTAFKVKYVAEGAAYLDAGRSSGLIEGMKLEVRDTQPSAPKMDTGNEDGLQTVAELKVISIAETSAVTEIIQPKRDVKPGDLAYLSSEDTQALVAQRSLSATRKYPTVISFTEGDPLEEEAREEVPRPPLPEVNRARGRVGVDYSGIFSHGAVGSTSSNIGMVVRTDISRIGGSYWNMSGYWRGRFTKNSSSTTPTLQDLINRTYHLALTYDNPQSRWVAGVGRLYLPWATSLDTIDGGYFGRRVGTGMTVGLFAGSTPDPTSWSYAPDQQMGGMFVNFEGGSFDNFRYTSTSGTGVQMLKWKINRPFLFFENGLFYKRIFSIYSAVQADRPASNPAVTSPGAGVSRAFTTLRIQPIERFEFDVNHTYSRDVPNFDPQLIGTGLLDKYLFQGFSAGPRIEVLKKIWVYATLGKSSRSGEAKSSLNQLYGITFGELPYKFRADLRYSRFNSSYGNGDYKAFSLSRNFRDNFRWELLAGQQAYTSTLATSNKSHFVNANLEAPIGPHYFLQGGWTWNRGGTMNYDQWFTTFGYRFDSWHRGEKKENYCPMSSLRDLLVRHDPSPEALG, encoded by the coding sequence ATGGTAAGAGTGCAAGCAATTCTCCTCCTCTTGATGTTCGGCGCCGGCGCCCTGGCCCGAGCACAAGGCAACGCTCCCGGCGAAATCCGCCAGGTTGACATTACACGCGCTGCGAACGGTACCCAGGTAGAAGTCACGATCAGCGCGGCCGTCGATCCCAAGGTCATCATTGCGGAAAACCCGCCCCGCTTGGTTCTTGAATTCGCGAATACGCTTGCTGGCGCCAAGCAGCAGCACATCGCCTTTGGTCAGGACGGCATTAAGTCAGTGCGGGTCGGCTTAACCAGCCAAAACCCGCCCGTCAGCCGGGTCGTCATTGACCTGGACGCCGCCCGCCCCTATGGCCTGTCGAGAGATGGGAACAAGGTAACGCTGACCGTCTTGCCATCGGCGCTTGCCTCGACTTCAAGCGGCGGCAGCGGCGCGCCGGGCGCTGCGGGCGTTCCCTTGTTTGGCAGGCTACGTCGCCGCCGGAATCCGGTCGCTTCGGTATCGGTTGAAGTTTCACCTGCTCCGGTCCCTCCCCCAAGTACTTCGCGCCCGCCTCTGAAGTTTCCCGATTCACAGGAAGCCTCACAGGCGAATGCATCAGCACCTGCAGTCGCAGCGAGTCCGACGGCTGCGCACCCGAACTACGGTAGCCTGCAGCAGGGCACGGTGTTCCCGGGCATCGGGGCGCCGGGTACCGGAGTTGTGCCGCGGGCCGCGGGAGAAAATGCGGGCAACCAGCGCTCCGACAGCACTGGTGGCGCTGCTGCGGTGCCCGAGTCGGCCCGGGTAGGAGAGCCTCCCGCTACTATGCCGACTGCCACAGTGGCAATGGTGGTTACGCCGGCTGCCTCTGTATCAAAGCCAGTGCAGCAGGATGCAGTCTCCGGGACCGAAATCAAACAAGCGCCTGTTCACACTGCTGCGTCAGCGCAGCCAAACATTCAAACTCCGCCCCTATCCTCGCCAGCGCCGATTCAAGCACCCGCTGTGGCTGTCAGTGCTAGTCGGATGATTGCAGTGGCATCCCTGCAGCCGCCCGAGGCTGGTAAGCCTTCAGCCGCTGAGATTCAAAAGCCGGTCGCGGCTGCGCCGCTTGTGACCGCGCCACAACCGTCCAATCCAGTTTCGACGGCCGCGGTTGCGAGTGCTTCGAGTCCTTCTACGGTCGCTGCAGCCAGTACGCCTTCTAACTCCGATCGCGATGGAATGCTTCCGGTGCTGAGCTCGCGCCAGCCCAACGCTGACGTTCGCACCGCTTTCAAGGTGAAGTATGTAGCCGAGGGCGCTGCCTACCTCGACGCCGGACGAAGTTCCGGATTGATCGAGGGCATGAAGCTGGAAGTGCGCGACACGCAGCCATCCGCGCCGAAGATGGACACCGGAAATGAAGACGGACTCCAAACGGTGGCTGAACTGAAGGTGATCTCGATCGCCGAAACCTCCGCGGTCACCGAGATCATCCAGCCCAAGCGAGACGTGAAGCCGGGGGACTTGGCATATCTTTCGTCGGAAGACACACAGGCGCTGGTGGCCCAGCGTTCCCTGAGCGCGACGCGGAAGTACCCCACAGTAATTTCCTTCACCGAAGGAGACCCTCTCGAGGAAGAGGCTCGGGAAGAAGTTCCGCGCCCGCCGTTGCCGGAAGTCAATCGTGCGCGCGGCCGCGTTGGCGTCGACTACTCGGGCATTTTCAGCCATGGCGCGGTCGGCTCTACGAGTTCCAATATTGGCATGGTTGTCCGCACCGATATCAGCCGCATCGGCGGGAGCTACTGGAACATGAGTGGCTACTGGCGCGGCCGCTTTACAAAAAACTCGTCTTCCACCACCCCTACCCTGCAGGACCTCATCAACCGCACGTATCACCTCGCGCTCACTTACGACAACCCGCAATCGCGCTGGGTTGCAGGCGTAGGGCGTCTTTACCTGCCGTGGGCCACGAGTCTCGACACCATTGATGGCGGCTACTTCGGCCGGCGCGTGGGAACCGGAATGACTGTCGGCTTGTTCGCCGGCTCCACCCCAGACCCGACCTCATGGAGCTATGCGCCCGACCAGCAGATGGGGGGGATGTTCGTCAACTTCGAAGGCGGGAGCTTCGACAATTTTCGATACACCAGCACGTCCGGGACGGGCGTGCAGATGCTGAAGTGGAAAATCAACCGCCCCTTCCTGTTCTTCGAAAACGGATTGTTCTACAAGCGAATTTTTTCGATCTACAGCGCAGTGCAGGCGGACCGGCCGGCCAGCAATCCGGCGGTCACGTCCCCCGGAGCCGGTGTCAGCCGTGCGTTCACCACACTGCGAATCCAGCCCATCGAGCGCTTCGAGTTTGACGTGAACCACACCTACTCCCGTGACGTGCCGAATTTCGATCCGCAGCTGATCGGGACCGGGCTGCTGGACAAATATTTGTTCCAGGGATTCAGTGCCGGGCCGCGCATCGAAGTCCTGAAGAAGATCTGGGTGTATGCCACGCTCGGCAAAAGCAGCCGATCGGGCGAGGCCAAGTCGTCCTTAAACCAGCTTTACGGGATCACGTTCGGCGAGTTGCCTTACAAGTTTCGCGCGGACCTGCGCTACTCACGGTTCAATAGCTCTTACGGCAATGGAGATTACAAGGCGTTTTCGTTATCGCGCAATTTCCGTGACAACTTCCGCTGGGAATTGCTGGCCGGGCAGCAGGCATATACGTCGACGCTCGCGACCAGCAACAAGTCGCATTTCGTGAATGCCAATCTCGAAGCGCCGATTGGCCCACATTATTTCCTACAAGGCGGTTGGACCTGGAACCGCGGCGGCACCATGAATTACGACCAGTGGTTCACCACGTTCGGGTATCGCTTCGACTCCTGGCACCGGGGGGAAAAAAAGGAAAACTATTGTCCTATGTCGTCCCTCCGGGACTTATTGGTCCGGCATGATCCCAGCCCTGAAGCGCTGGGCTAA
- a CDS encoding cytochrome c3 family protein yields MLSTILINLILMSLGVPAGQAQVSAQTRSPHGPLNMACTNCHTSLGWKPIRGMPEFDHNQTRFPLRGMHQGVMCTQCHTKPVFSNVGTKCADCHADIHRAKMGARCEQCHTVNGWNVSVKAIQNHNNRFPLMGAHATLDCTACHKNGALSNFTTMSTECYSCHAQTFQRTTGPSHMATGFSTSCQLCHTMNTWFGASFDHLKFTGFALTGMHATLDCTACHIGGKYKGTSANCVGCHLPDYQKTTNPNHVAAGFPQNCQQCHSTNAWQPASFDHNLVGFPLTGAHATVQCSQCHVNGNYNLTTKTCVSCHLKTYQNTTNPNHVQQGIPQQCEVCHNTTSWLTATFNHAATGFPLTGFHATVQCAQCHVNNNYNLTSTACVTCHLKDFQATTSPNHITSGFPQQCEVCHNTTAWIPSSFNHNNTAFPLTGFHTKVPCASCHVNNNYTTVPTDCYSCHKPDYNGTTSPNHIAAAFPTTCATCHNTTAWIPANWNHTFFPVNHGNANGVCATCHTNPSNYKIFTCTNCHTKSETDSNHQGVGGYVYNSINCYQCHKGG; encoded by the coding sequence TTGCTTTCGACCATTCTGATCAATCTGATTCTGATGTCGCTGGGCGTTCCTGCCGGCCAGGCACAGGTGTCAGCGCAGACCAGAAGTCCGCATGGACCGCTCAACATGGCTTGCACCAATTGCCACACCTCGCTGGGATGGAAACCGATTCGCGGCATGCCTGAGTTTGATCACAACCAGACACGCTTCCCGTTGCGCGGCATGCACCAGGGAGTGATGTGCACCCAGTGCCATACCAAGCCCGTGTTTTCCAACGTGGGCACCAAGTGCGCCGACTGCCACGCCGACATCCATCGCGCCAAGATGGGTGCACGATGCGAACAGTGTCACACGGTGAATGGCTGGAACGTATCTGTTAAAGCGATTCAGAACCACAACAATCGGTTCCCGCTGATGGGAGCCCACGCGACGCTGGACTGCACCGCGTGTCACAAAAATGGTGCTTTGAGCAACTTCACCACGATGTCGACCGAGTGCTACTCCTGCCACGCGCAGACGTTCCAGCGGACTACTGGTCCCAGCCACATGGCAACCGGCTTCAGCACCAGTTGCCAGCTGTGCCACACCATGAACACGTGGTTCGGCGCGAGCTTCGATCACCTGAAGTTCACCGGCTTCGCTTTGACCGGCATGCACGCCACGCTGGACTGCACCGCGTGCCACATCGGCGGCAAATATAAAGGCACGTCCGCCAATTGTGTGGGCTGCCACTTGCCCGATTACCAGAAGACTACAAATCCGAACCACGTTGCGGCGGGATTCCCGCAGAACTGCCAGCAGTGTCACTCGACTAACGCCTGGCAGCCGGCCAGCTTCGATCACAACCTGGTCGGCTTCCCGCTCACCGGCGCCCATGCCACGGTGCAGTGCAGCCAATGTCACGTGAATGGGAATTACAACCTGACGACCAAAACGTGCGTTTCATGTCACCTGAAGACTTACCAGAACACGACTAATCCCAACCACGTGCAGCAAGGCATCCCGCAGCAGTGCGAGGTCTGCCATAACACCACGTCATGGCTGACTGCGACCTTCAACCATGCTGCAACCGGATTCCCGCTGACCGGGTTTCACGCCACGGTGCAATGCGCTCAATGCCACGTCAACAACAACTACAACCTGACCAGTACCGCATGCGTGACCTGCCATTTGAAGGATTTCCAGGCAACCACCAGTCCGAATCACATCACCTCTGGATTCCCGCAGCAATGTGAGGTGTGCCACAACACGACTGCCTGGATTCCGTCCAGCTTCAATCACAACAACACGGCGTTCCCGCTCACCGGATTTCACACCAAGGTCCCGTGCGCCAGCTGTCACGTCAACAACAACTACACGACCGTGCCGACAGACTGCTATTCCTGCCACAAGCCTGACTACAACGGGACTACCAGCCCGAACCACATCGCCGCCGCGTTTCCGACTACGTGCGCCACCTGTCACAACACGACTGCCTGGATTCCGGCGAACTGGAACCATACCTTCTTCCCCGTGAACCACGGCAATGCGAATGGGGTATGCGCGACGTGCCACACCAATCCCAGTAACTACAAGATTTTTACGTGTACGAACTGTCACACGAAATCGGAGACTGATTCGAACCACCAGGGAGTGGGCGGATATGTCTACAACAGCATTAATTGCTACCAGTGCCACAAGGGGGGATAG